A region of Dioscorea cayenensis subsp. rotundata cultivar TDr96_F1 chromosome 5, TDr96_F1_v2_PseudoChromosome.rev07_lg8_w22 25.fasta, whole genome shotgun sequence DNA encodes the following proteins:
- the LOC120260965 gene encoding plastidial pyruvate kinase 4, chloroplastic isoform X1 gives MMQSSKILGSLKVNSPVLTSATADGLLSNPKCRLPLPAAIYGDYLIQPQVKLKRQPKYFQVYAKLQENGDSGSDGHSTSHDLLNAITKNSEICSSPEKRSAISDDSSCHLDQESHISSLNDELTPDSINYQVCLDKLKAIYLHVLASEQWNASRLNICHRTYLWSAANLIHYLAVHTLEVQQLKEELSSIGLLDFDNTTSHVLASITACIQLLENLSHISAEDRKNIIHMKIRDQVTAQSTDYARDATISTMRKTKFMHARALFGSIQDKKDAHIMVTVGQEVISNKILLDDLLKAGADIIRINCAHDDPSIWSEIIRLVKHSSQMQEKPCRVLMDLAGPKLRTGPLKSGPRVIKISPKKDAKGDVIFPSQVYLSPAGCCPPAHISPDAVLFLEGDRLFQEIEVGVVLGFVDARGRKRSLKVSEKLSVFSGHGYIAECSRTAYVGCNTTLFIEGKKKKKAINGKIVNVPPAEQFVRLQVGDLLTILRDSSLSGDELGGTSIGSPKITCPSGRLFDSVKPGDPIAFDDGKIWGVIQGAGINEIVVSITHASPKGSKLGSEKSINIPKSEMKFEGLTSKDLVDLEFVAANADMVGISFIRDVHDVTVVMQELKKRKLQNLGVVLKIETRGAFENLPLLLLEAMQYPNPLGVMIARGDLAVECEWQQLASIQDEILSICSAAHVPVIWATQVLESLTKSGIPTRAEITDATNGMRANCIMLNKGKHIVEAVSALDSMSKTRSTGKLKTLPRPPLFSNF, from the exons ATGATGCAATCCTCCAAAATCTT GGGATCCTTAAAAGTTAATAGTCCAGTTTTGACCTCAGCGACGGCAGATGGACTTCTCTCAAATCCTAAGTGCAGACTTCCTTTGCCTGCTGCTATTTACGGAGATTATCTCATCCAGCCTCAAGTGAAATTGAAGAGGCAACCTAAATACTTCCAAGTTTATGCCAAGTTGCAGGAGAATGGTGACTCTGGAAGCGACGGGCACAGTACATCTCATGATTTGCTCAATGCTATAACAAAGAACTCTGAAATTTGTTCTAGTCCTGAGAAGAGATCTGCCATATCAGATGATTCAAGTTGTCATTTGGATCAGGAGTCCCACATTTCTTCTCTTAATGATGAGCTTACACCAGATTCCATCAACTATCAAGTATGCCTTGACAAACTAAAGGCTATATATTTGCATGTGTTAGCATCTGAACAATGGAATGCTTCGCGTCTTAATATATGCCACag AACATACTTGTGGAGTGCAGCAAACTTAATTCACTATTTGGCTGTGCACACTCTTGAGGTCCAGCAACTTAAAGAAGAACTTTCTTCTATAGGTCTTCTGGATTTTGATAACACAACTTCTCATGTTCTTGCAAGTATTACTGCCTGCATCCAGCTGTTGGAGAACTTGTCGCATATCTCTGCCGAGgacagaaaaaacataattcacATGAAAATAAGAGATCAAGTGACTGCTCAGAGTACTGATTATGCAAGGGATGCTACCATAAGTACTATGAGGAAAACGAAATTTATGCACGCAAGGGCATTGTTTGGATCAATTCAAGACAAGAAAGATGCACACATTATGGTAACTGTTGGTCAAGAAGTGATTTCTAACAAAATTCTTCTTGATGATCTTCTCAAGGCAGGAGCAGATATCATAAGGATTAATTGTGCACATGATGATCCAAGCATTTGGAGTGAGATCATCAGGCTTGTAAAGCACAGTTCTCAAATGCAGGAAAAACCATGTCGTGTCCTTATGGATTTAGCTGGACCAAAACTGAGGACAGGACCACTGAAGAGTGGTCCACGAGTGATAAAGATATCCCCCAAGAAGGATGCCAAAGGTGACGTCATTTTTCCCAGCCAAGTTTACTTGTCCCCTGCAGGATGTTGCCCTCCTGCTCACATATCACCAGATGCTGTGCTTTTTCTTGAAGGTGACAGGCTCTTTCAAGAAATTGAGGTGGGTGTGGTCCTTGGATTTGTTGATGCTAGAGGGAGAAAGAGATCCCTGAAAGTTTCTGAAAAACTCTCTGTTTTCTCTGGTCATGGTTATATAGCAGAGTGCTCAAGGACTGCTTATGTTGGATGTAACACTACATTATTCATTGAgggtaagaagaagaaaaaagcaaTAAATGGAAAAATTGTAAATGTGCCTCCAGCAGAGCAGTTTGTAAGACTGCAAGTTGGAGATCTACTGACGATATTAAGAGATTCTAGTTTATCAGGTGATGAACTGGGTGGTACTAGTATTGGTTCACCGAAGATAACATGTCCTTCTGGCCGTCTTTTTGACTCTGTCAAACCCGGTGACCCAATTGCCTTTGATGATGGAAAAATCTGGGGGGTTATCCAAGGGGCAGGCATCAATGAGATCGTTGTTTCAATCACTCATGCAAGCCCAAAAGGTTCTAAACTTGGTTCAGAGAAATCCATCAACATTCCAAAGAGTGAGATGAAGTTCGAAGGGCTCACTTCCAAAGACCTTGTGGATCTTGAATTTGTTGCCGCTAATGCTGACATGGTGGGCATTTCGTTCATTCGTGACGTTCATGATGTGACCGTTGTTATGCAAGAACTTAAGAAAAGGAAACTTCAAAACTTAGGTGTTGTGCTGAAGATAGAGACCCGTGGCGCCTTTGAAAACCTGCCTCTCTTACTTCTTGAGGCCATGCAATACCCAAATCCATTAGGCGTTATGATTGCTAGGGGAGATCTTGCAGTGGAGTGTGAATGGCAGCAGTTGGCTAGCATTCAAGACGAGATTCTGTCCATTTGTAGTGCAGCGCATGTGCCTGTTATTTGGGCAACCCAGGTTCTTGAATCACTTACTAAGTCTGGAATTCCTACCAGAGCTGAGATTACAGATGCGACTAATGGAATGAG GGCGAACTGCATTATGCTCAACAAGGGAAAGCATATTGTAGAAGCTGTTTCAGCATTGGATTCCATGTCAAAGACACGTTCTACCGGCAAGTTGAAGACACTACCAAGACCACCTCTTTTTTCCAACTTCTAA
- the LOC120260965 gene encoding plastidial pyruvate kinase 4, chloroplastic isoform X2, translating into MLRVLIYATEVASYNCYSHGRTYLWSAANLIHYLAVHTLEVQQLKEELSSIGLLDFDNTTSHVLASITACIQLLENLSHISAEDRKNIIHMKIRDQVTAQSTDYARDATISTMRKTKFMHARALFGSIQDKKDAHIMVTVGQEVISNKILLDDLLKAGADIIRINCAHDDPSIWSEIIRLVKHSSQMQEKPCRVLMDLAGPKLRTGPLKSGPRVIKISPKKDAKGDVIFPSQVYLSPAGCCPPAHISPDAVLFLEGDRLFQEIEVGVVLGFVDARGRKRSLKVSEKLSVFSGHGYIAECSRTAYVGCNTTLFIEGKKKKKAINGKIVNVPPAEQFVRLQVGDLLTILRDSSLSGDELGGTSIGSPKITCPSGRLFDSVKPGDPIAFDDGKIWGVIQGAGINEIVVSITHASPKGSKLGSEKSINIPKSEMKFEGLTSKDLVDLEFVAANADMVGISFIRDVHDVTVVMQELKKRKLQNLGVVLKIETRGAFENLPLLLLEAMQYPNPLGVMIARGDLAVECEWQQLASIQDEILSICSAAHVPVIWATQVLESLTKSGIPTRAEITDATNGMRANCIMLNKGKHIVEAVSALDSMSKTRSTGKLKTLPRPPLFSNF; encoded by the exons ATGCTTCGCGTCTTAATATATGCCACag AGGTTGCATCTTATAATTGCTATTCGCATGGCAGAACATACTTGTGGAGTGCAGCAAACTTAATTCACTATTTGGCTGTGCACACTCTTGAGGTCCAGCAACTTAAAGAAGAACTTTCTTCTATAGGTCTTCTGGATTTTGATAACACAACTTCTCATGTTCTTGCAAGTATTACTGCCTGCATCCAGCTGTTGGAGAACTTGTCGCATATCTCTGCCGAGgacagaaaaaacataattcacATGAAAATAAGAGATCAAGTGACTGCTCAGAGTACTGATTATGCAAGGGATGCTACCATAAGTACTATGAGGAAAACGAAATTTATGCACGCAAGGGCATTGTTTGGATCAATTCAAGACAAGAAAGATGCACACATTATGGTAACTGTTGGTCAAGAAGTGATTTCTAACAAAATTCTTCTTGATGATCTTCTCAAGGCAGGAGCAGATATCATAAGGATTAATTGTGCACATGATGATCCAAGCATTTGGAGTGAGATCATCAGGCTTGTAAAGCACAGTTCTCAAATGCAGGAAAAACCATGTCGTGTCCTTATGGATTTAGCTGGACCAAAACTGAGGACAGGACCACTGAAGAGTGGTCCACGAGTGATAAAGATATCCCCCAAGAAGGATGCCAAAGGTGACGTCATTTTTCCCAGCCAAGTTTACTTGTCCCCTGCAGGATGTTGCCCTCCTGCTCACATATCACCAGATGCTGTGCTTTTTCTTGAAGGTGACAGGCTCTTTCAAGAAATTGAGGTGGGTGTGGTCCTTGGATTTGTTGATGCTAGAGGGAGAAAGAGATCCCTGAAAGTTTCTGAAAAACTCTCTGTTTTCTCTGGTCATGGTTATATAGCAGAGTGCTCAAGGACTGCTTATGTTGGATGTAACACTACATTATTCATTGAgggtaagaagaagaaaaaagcaaTAAATGGAAAAATTGTAAATGTGCCTCCAGCAGAGCAGTTTGTAAGACTGCAAGTTGGAGATCTACTGACGATATTAAGAGATTCTAGTTTATCAGGTGATGAACTGGGTGGTACTAGTATTGGTTCACCGAAGATAACATGTCCTTCTGGCCGTCTTTTTGACTCTGTCAAACCCGGTGACCCAATTGCCTTTGATGATGGAAAAATCTGGGGGGTTATCCAAGGGGCAGGCATCAATGAGATCGTTGTTTCAATCACTCATGCAAGCCCAAAAGGTTCTAAACTTGGTTCAGAGAAATCCATCAACATTCCAAAGAGTGAGATGAAGTTCGAAGGGCTCACTTCCAAAGACCTTGTGGATCTTGAATTTGTTGCCGCTAATGCTGACATGGTGGGCATTTCGTTCATTCGTGACGTTCATGATGTGACCGTTGTTATGCAAGAACTTAAGAAAAGGAAACTTCAAAACTTAGGTGTTGTGCTGAAGATAGAGACCCGTGGCGCCTTTGAAAACCTGCCTCTCTTACTTCTTGAGGCCATGCAATACCCAAATCCATTAGGCGTTATGATTGCTAGGGGAGATCTTGCAGTGGAGTGTGAATGGCAGCAGTTGGCTAGCATTCAAGACGAGATTCTGTCCATTTGTAGTGCAGCGCATGTGCCTGTTATTTGGGCAACCCAGGTTCTTGAATCACTTACTAAGTCTGGAATTCCTACCAGAGCTGAGATTACAGATGCGACTAATGGAATGAG GGCGAACTGCATTATGCTCAACAAGGGAAAGCATATTGTAGAAGCTGTTTCAGCATTGGATTCCATGTCAAAGACACGTTCTACCGGCAAGTTGAAGACACTACCAAGACCACCTCTTTTTTCCAACTTCTAA
- the LOC120260966 gene encoding cyclic nucleotide-gated ion channel 1-like, whose amino-acid sequence MSQQEEKFVRFQDWHSVRSLSSEETFSGRGKGIFGSVTNKLLGAVKRGSKVIKNVFHFKYQNDYSEEELEHKQKVLDPQGAFLQRWNKIFVLSCVIAVSVDPLFFYIPVVNIKGTCIDLDKTLAVTASVLRTFTDIFYILHIIFQFRTGFVAPSSRVFGRGVLVKDSSIIARRYLSSCFLIDILAVLPLPQVVMVSIITKPGGSTSLNAKGLLMLIVVLQYVPRLVRIIPLYLDVTRTAGIITETAWAGAAFNLLLYMLASHVLGAFWYLFSIERMYTCWRQECLANKCHTSSLYCYGKNNGGNTFILNNCSTDEKNKLFDFGIFRPALTNVVGPRDFFPKLFYCFWWGLRNLSSLGQNLNTSTYTWEILFAVFISISGLVLFSLLIGNMQTYLQSTTRRVEEMRVKRQDAEQWMSHRLLPDILRERIRRHEQYRWQETRGVDEQQLVMNLPKDLRRDIKRHLCFALLKRVPMFEKMDNQLMDAMSDRLKPVLYTEQSCIIREGDPVDEMLFIMRGKLDSITTNGGRTGFFNSDFLKAGDFCGEELLTWALDPHSSSSLPSSTRTVKTLTEVEAFALMANDLKLVASQFRRLHSKQLRHTFRFYSQQWRTWAACFIQAAWRRYTKKKLEDSLNEHENRLQVALVKSGTSAPSLSATIYASRFAVNTLRALRRNGVRKTRLPERLPVILLQKPAEPDFTAEDH is encoded by the exons ATGAGCCAGCAAGAGGAGAAATTTGTGAG GTTCCAAGACTGGCATTCAGTGAGATCACTTAGTTCTGAGGAAACATTTTCAGGACGAGGGAAAGGAATATTTGGTTCAGTTACAAATAAGCTCCTAGGTGCAGTCAAACGGGGTTCGAAGGTGATAAAAAATGTTTTCCACTTCAAGTATCAAAATGATTATTCTGAGGAAGAGCTTGAACATAAGCAAAAAGTACTTGATCCTCAAGGGGCATTTCTTCAGAGGTGGAATAAGATATTTGTCTTGTCTTGTGTGATTGCGGTATCTGTGGATCCCTTATTCTTCTACATCCCAGTTGTCAATATTAAGGGCACATGCATCGATCTGGATAAAACATTGGCAGTCACTGCTAGTGTACTGCGCACCTTCACAGATATATTTTACATTCTTCATATCATTTTCCAATTTCGGACTGGTTTTGTTGCTCCTTCATCTCGAGTCTTTGGGCGGGGTGTCTTAGTTAAAGATTCTTCAATTATAGCCAGACGGTATCTGTCATCATGTTTTCTCATTGACATCCTTGCCGTGCTTCCCTTGCCACAG GTGGTTATGGTAAGCATAATTACTAAACCGGGGGGTTCTACTTCACTAAATGCTAAAGGTCTTCTGATGCTCATCGTTGTTCTCCAATATGTGCCTAGGCTTGTTAGGATCATTCCTTTGTATCTGGATGTTACAAGAACAGCAGGAATAATTACCGAAACAGCTTGGGCTGGAGCTGCATTCAACCTATTGCTTTACATGCTCGCAAGTCAT GTACTTGGAGCATTTTGGTACTTGTTTTCGATTGAACGAATGTATACATGCTGGCGACAAGAATGCCTTGCAAATAAGTGCCATACTTCTTCTTTGTACTGTTATGGGAAAAACAATGGAGGCAATACATTTATCCTCAATAATTGTTCTactgatgaaaaaaataagttatttgACTTTGGAATATTCCGTCCTGCTCTAACAAATGTTGTTGGGCCCAGAGACTTCTTCCCCAAGTTGTTTTATTGCTTTTGGTGGGGGTTGCGAAACTTAAG TTCTCTTGGCCAAAATCTTAACACGAGCACCTATACCTGGGAGATTTTGTTTGCTGTTTTTATCTCAATTTCTGGCTTGGTTTTGTTTTCACTTCTCATAGGCAATATGCAG ACATATCTGCAATCCACCACTAGGCGAGTCGAAGAAATGAGAGTAAAAAGGCAAGATGCAGAACAATGGATGTCTCATCGTTTGCTTCCTGATATTTTGCGGGAACGAATCCGTCGGCATGAGCAATACAGATGGCAAGAAACAAGAGGTGTAGATGAACAACAGCTGGTAATGAATCTTCCCAAAGACCTTAGGAGGGATATAAAGCGCCATCTTTGTTTTGCACTACTCAAGAGG GTTCCAATGTTTGAGAAAATGGACAATCAACTAATGGATGCAATGTCTGATCGCTTGAAGCCAGTGCTGTACACTGAACAAAGCTGCATCATTCGCGAAGGAGACCCTGTAGATGAGATGCTGTTTATAATGCGAGGAAAGCTAGACAGCATCACGACAAATGGCGGAAGAACTGGTTTCTTCAATTCAGATTTTCTCAAGGCTGGAGATTTCTGCGGTGAAGAGCTCCTTACTTGGGCTCTGGATCCACATTCATCCTCTAGTCTCCCCAGTTCAACAAGGACAGTAAAGACATTAACAGAGGTTGAAGCTTTTGCTCTTATGGCCAATGATCTTAAGTTAGTTGCATCCCAGTTCCGGAGGCTGCACAGCAAGCAGCTTCGCCATACATTCAGGTTTTATTCTCAGCAGTGGAGGACATGGGCTGCATGTTTCATACAAGCTGCATGGCGGAGGTACACGAAAAAGAAACTCGAGGATTCTTTGAATGAACATGAAAATAGATTGCAGGTTGCTCTGGTGAAAAGTGGTACTAGTGCACCCAGCCTCAGTGCCACCATTTACGCGTCTCGGTTTGCAGTGAATACCTTGCGGGCTTTGCGAAGGAATGGAGTTCGCAAGACAAGGTTGCCAGAAAGGTTGCCTGTGATACTGCTGCAAAAACCAGCAGAGCCTGATTTTACTGCAGAGGATCATTAA
- the LOC120260971 gene encoding angiogenic factor with G patch and FHA domains 1-like — protein MAALSPYPFASSPLHSSLGLGFWISSPMALNLTVDRGSGEVETLEFGAGAVIRVGRVVRGNTFAIKDPGVSQKHLCLQFDAGTSRWTATDLDTSNGTFLNGSLISPCVPAPLSHGDSIKIGELASIYVQILDSDTLIGKTRASSRKDPIVAPPCLPARTRAGRKKKDEILEPKNVGRGGNRKVRVLNKEETVTEDRRDDSETVDVVKERVDGTGGEEWAEEVGDMEKMTLGEWFDRMEKYLPQVINEEAQEIIAGLREKGRMFTEFVMANGTITE, from the coding sequence ATGGCCGCGTTGTCCCCCTACCCTTTTGCTTCTTCACCTCTTCACTCCagtctagggttagggttttggatttCGTCTCCAATGGCACTGAATCTCACCGTTGATAGGGGCTCCGGCGAGGTGGAGACCTTGGAATTCGGTGCGGGAGCAGTGATCCGCGTCGGTCGCGTTGTCCGTGGGAATACATTCGCCATTAAAGATCCTGGGGTCTCGCAGAAGCACCTTTGCTTGCAATTCGATGCCGGAACCTCCAGGTGGACCGCCACCGACCTTGATACGTCTAATGGCACTTTTCTCAATGGTTCCCTGATTTCGCCCTGTGTGCCAGCCCCACTTTCTCATGGCGATTCTATAAAGATCGGCGAATTAGCCTCCATTTATGTTCAAATTCTCGATTCTGATACCTTAATAGGAAAAACCAGGGCTTCTAGTAGGAAAGATCCAATCGTGGCGCCCCCTTGCCTGCCGGCGAGGACTAGGGCTGgtaggaagaagaaagatgagatTTTGGAGCCAAAAAATGTGGGAAGGGGCGGGAATAggaaggttagggttttgaacaaGGAGGAGACAGTGACAGAAGATCGAAGAGATGATTCAGAGACTGTTGATGTGGTGAAGGAGAGGGTGGATGGAACTGGAGGAGAAGAGTGGGCTGAGGAAGTAGGTGATATGGAGAAGATGACATTGGGGGAGTGGTTTGATCGGATGGAGAAGTATTTGCCACAGGTGATCAACGAGGAGGCGCAAGAGATCATTGCAGGGTTGCGGGAGAAAGGTCGGATGTTTACTGAGTTTGTCATGGCTAATGGTACCATCACTGAATGA